In Gossypium arboreum isolate Shixiya-1 chromosome 6, ASM2569848v2, whole genome shotgun sequence, the following are encoded in one genomic region:
- the LOC108485035 gene encoding uncharacterized protein LOC108485035 — translation MKRVRPVAYQLELSPELDQIHNVFHVSMLRQYRSDPVQIVWTEEVEVRPDLTFEEELVQILDCDVKVLRRKSVPLVKVLWHNHSSKEAMWEPEEAMRQQYPHLF, via the coding sequence ATGAAGCGTGTGAGACCAGTTGCCTATCAGCTTGAGTTATCTCCAGAGTTGGAccagattcataatgtgttccatgtctctatgttgaggcaaTATCGTTCTGATCCTGTGCAGATCGTTTGGACTGAGGaggttgaggttaggccagatctgacctttgaggaagagctAGTTCAGATTTTAGACTGCGATGTAAAAGTTCTGAGGAGGAAGTCAGTTCCACTGGTTAAGGTGCTATGGCATAATCACAGTTCTAAGGAAGCCatgtgggaacccgaagaggcaaTGCGACAGCAATATCCTCACCTATTTTGa